Part of the Ignavibacteriales bacterium genome is shown below.
GGTGAAAGATTTTGCTTTCTTCTTTTACAAATCCAACTAACGCTTTTACTTTTTCTGGATCAGTGTCTGGAAGAAGGCCATGACCTAAATTAAAAATATGCCCGCTTCCTTTGCCATACGATTCGAGTATTCTGATTACTTCTTCCTTTATTTTATCTTCCGGGGCATAAAGAACGCAGGGATCAAGGTTTCCTTGTAGTGAAACCTTTTCACCAATAGCAGTTCTTGTTTTATCTAAATCCATCGTCCAATCCAAACCTAAAACATCAGCACCACATTTTGCCAGCTTACTTAATTTATAATGAACTCCCTTTGCAAAAACTATCACCGGCTCGTTCTTTCGTTTAATGTTGTCTATCACTCTGGAAATATATTGAAGAGAAAACTCTTCGAAATCGGTTTGAGAAAGAATCCCACCCCAGGTATCGAAAATCTGAACAGCATTAACACCGGCTTCAATTTTTGCTGAAAGATAATCTGCAACAGCAACGGAAAGTTTTTCCAAAATTGTATGCGCTAATTCCGGATTATTATAAATTAATTGCTTAACAAAAGAAAAATTCTTCGATCCTTTTCCTTCAACCATATAGGTCATAAGTGTCCAGGGGGAGCCGCTGAAACCAATCAAAGGAACGCGATCATTTAATTCCTTTTTGGTTAACGCAACAGCATCAAGAACATATTTAAGATCTTTTGTGGGATCAATTTCTTTCAGCTTATCAACATCATATTCGTTTCTAATTGGATAGGAGAATTCCGGTCCTTTGCCTTCGTGCATTTCCAAATGCATTCCCATTGCATCCGGAATAACAAGTATATCAGAAAAAAGAATTGCTGCATCAACTCCAATAATATCCACAGGTTGAATTGTAACTTCAGCGGCAAGTTCCGGTGTTTTAACCATTGTTAAAAAATCGGCTTTTTCCCGGATTGCTCTATACTCGGGCAAGTATCTTCCTGCCTGACGCATAATCCATATTGGTGTTCTTTCAACAGGTTTTTGTTTGCAGGCTCTTAGGAATAAATCGTTTTTCAGTTTCAAATTATTTCTCCAATAAAAATCTAAATTTATATAATCACTTAATTGTTAAATTGCTGTTTCGCAATTCAACCACTGCAAAAATTTTATGAAGTGTAGTACTTCACGATTGAATCAACTAGTCCATCCAGCGTGTGTTCTTGTGGAATAATCTTAACCGTAACATTATGTCTTTCAATTTCTC
Proteins encoded:
- the hemE gene encoding uroporphyrinogen decarboxylase, with protein sequence MKLKNDLFLRACKQKPVERTPIWIMRQAGRYLPEYRAIREKADFLTMVKTPELAAEVTIQPVDIIGVDAAILFSDILVIPDAMGMHLEMHEGKGPEFSYPIRNEYDVDKLKEIDPTKDLKYVLDAVALTKKELNDRVPLIGFSGSPWTLMTYMVEGKGSKNFSFVKQLIYNNPELAHTILEKLSVAVADYLSAKIEAGVNAVQIFDTWGGILSQTDFEEFSLQYISRVIDNIKRKNEPVIVFAKGVHYKLSKLAKCGADVLGLDWTMDLDKTRTAIGEKVSLQGNLDPCVLYAPEDKIKEEVIRILESYGKGSGHIFNLGHGLLPDTDPEKVKALVGFVKEESKIFHH